A window from Drosophila subobscura isolate 14011-0131.10 chromosome O, UCBerk_Dsub_1.0, whole genome shotgun sequence encodes these proteins:
- the LOC117896507 gene encoding uncharacterized protein LOC117896507 — protein sequence MPESDVTKMKVADLKRELKLRGLAVNGNKNELQDRLQAALLEGDISLDDSAIADAIDDDDVSLADEDEDKLLGDEHDDDELLKSPVSTPIAAIVPDLLLDEHSDIKDETSAAAALPAKKIVLKRNNSQLISTTGGSTATSTIASKENGAPTASKDTQEDTPAKTKRIPIVIGGSKEGEKSADKKLTELTAEERLNLRAKKFGITPTIATASIATAINKSSSASIVANKGNKETDEKQKEALKRRAERFGCVVPEKTTKTLTDERLLKRKERFGVAAEATSTPVTAPATPESKAIYSEKARARLERFKTAPAAAATK from the exons ATGCCGGAAAGTGACGTTACCAAAATGAAG GTGGCTGATTTGAAGCGCGAGCTAAAGCTGCGTGGGCTGGCAGTGAATggaaacaaaaatgaattgcagGACCGCTTGCAGGCGGCCCTTTTGGAGGGTGATATCTCGCTTGACGACAGCGCCATAGCAGACGCCAtagacgatgatgatgtttcCCTGGCCGACGAAGATGAAGACAAATTGCTGGGGGACGAGCACGATGACGATGAACTACTCAAGAGCCCGGTGAGCACGCCCATAGCTGCAATAGTTCCCGACTTGCTGTTGGATGAACACAGCGACATCAAAGACGAAAcgagtgcagctgcagccttGCCTGCCAAGAAAATTGTGCTCAAAAGAAATAACTCTCAGCTGATCTCGACAACGGGAGGCAGTACAGCGACGTCCACCATTGCATCGAAAGAGAACGGGGCTCCGACAGCTAGTAAGGATACGCAAGAGGACACAccagccaaaacaaaacgcataCCTATTGTAATTGGAGGAAGCAAGGAAGGCGAAAAGTCCGCTGACAAGAAACTCACTGAACTAACTGCAGAAGAGCGTTTGAACCTCCGGGCCAAGAAATTCGGCATCACCCCCACCATCGCAACTGCGTCAATTGCTACTGCAATTAACAAGTCCTCTAGCGCATCCATTGTGGCTAATAAAGGGAACAAGGAGACGgatgaaaagcaaaaggaagccCTTAAGCGTCGTGCCGAACGCTTTGGCTGTGTGGTTCCCGAGAAGACCACAAAGACTCTAACCGATGAACGTCTGCTAAAGCGAAAGGAGCGTTTTGGCGTAGCAGCAGAAGCTACTTCGACTCCAGTTACCGCTCCAGCTACGCCAGAGTCGAAAGCCATTTACTCTGAGAAGGCCCGCGCACGCTTGGAACGCTTCAAGACTGCGccggcagccgctgccacgAAGTAG